In one window of Haladaptatus sp. QDMS2 DNA:
- a CDS encoding ABC transporter permease: MGRFILKRLLLIVPVLFGVSVSVFGLLHIAPGGPAAVMLGPLQNEQIIQQVRQQLGLNQPFYIQYWMWASSAIQGDLGTSWTVQQGTPVVTLIKSRLLLTFELALLAQFLAVLIGIPAGIIGAVRQNKPADHLSRIGALSGISIPNFWLGIVLIMVFGVTFNFDWGTGGWISPFEDPIANLQHLLLPVIALGTARAAIIQRMTRSEMLETLNQDYVRTARAMGIGEVEVVLKDATKNALIPVVTVIGIGIGGLLNGAVLTETVFNLPGLGKLFITAIARRDFEVIRALVLFITCVFVFANLSVDVLYAYLNPKIREDGGN; this comes from the coding sequence ATCGGACGATTTATCCTCAAACGATTGTTGCTGATCGTACCGGTACTGTTCGGTGTGAGTGTAAGTGTATTCGGCTTGCTCCACATCGCACCGGGAGGTCCGGCAGCGGTCATGTTGGGGCCACTCCAGAACGAACAGATCATTCAACAGGTACGCCAACAGCTCGGACTGAACCAGCCGTTTTACATCCAGTACTGGATGTGGGCAAGCAGTGCGATTCAAGGTGACCTTGGTACCTCGTGGACAGTTCAGCAGGGGACGCCAGTGGTGACGTTGATCAAAAGCCGCCTTTTGCTCACGTTCGAACTCGCACTCCTCGCCCAATTTCTTGCCGTGCTCATCGGAATCCCGGCAGGAATCATCGGTGCGGTACGACAGAACAAACCCGCAGACCACTTGTCTCGTATCGGGGCACTTTCGGGCATCTCGATTCCGAACTTCTGGTTAGGCATCGTCTTGATCATGGTGTTCGGCGTCACCTTCAACTTCGATTGGGGGACCGGTGGCTGGATATCCCCGTTCGAAGACCCAATTGCAAACCTTCAGCATCTCCTCCTCCCAGTCATCGCGCTCGGAACTGCTCGGGCAGCGATTATCCAGCGTATGACTCGGTCTGAGATGCTCGAAACGCTCAATCAAGACTACGTTCGGACGGCCCGGGCTATGGGAATTGGCGAAGTCGAAGTTGTGCTGAAGGACGCGACAAAAAACGCACTCATCCCCGTTGTAACCGTTATCGGAATTGGAATCGGTGGATTGCTGAATGGTGCGGTTCTGACAGAGACAGTGTTCAATCTCCCCGGACTTGGGAAACTGTTTATCACAGCGATTGCCCGCCGGGACTTCGAGGTCATTCGTGCACTAGTATTGTTCATCACGTGCGTGTTCGTCTTCGCTAACCTGAGTGTCGACGTTCTCTACGCATATCTCAATCCGAAAATTCGTGAAGATGGAGGGAACTGA
- a CDS encoding ABC transporter substrate-binding protein, translating into MARDIIEYDINRRQFLAMTGALTGASLAGCTGDSESGGNGTEGSNTGSGSGSTGGTVRLNVAIASEPWNFDPALWADTGSSAIGSLIYDEVIELTPDSELAPGLVEEVPKPTNDGLAFDYTLREGLQFHNGDDVTVEDFKYSVDWILNPDNNSPIRRRIPNVEGTEIVDDRTLRLNLTTEFATLNWWLTRGLEGIVQKGSRGSASEREGPTGIATNLTTDPSGAGTGPFKFVEWNTNENVLLKKNENYWKDGIPKVDEINFQIMPEDSTRLANLRSGTTDLTTSIPDKDFESLQNDPNIKTGTVPGNTTEVLYMNLMEADGNPMSNVNNRRAVQWGIDAEEILDEIFYGRGVAQQGLWYPDSEWTSPKLKEMEMYDPDKARQELEKAGNPDGFTFEMLITKGSHLKDQGVVIQNQLSKIGIDVEITTLEKSALFDQVYNTTDWHAALENWTNAVPVVTYWLSTGFVPNDRNHNNWHHASPDLPDRYAPSGPPAPEDAEGDFSNGHDWYVQTVKKAQRTVDEQEQKEIVYRLQEYLVENAIQIDIAYSSRLAAWSDAASGYEMGSFSSDLRPVTKD; encoded by the coding sequence TGGCTAGAGACATCATCGAATACGATATTAATCGACGACAGTTCCTCGCAATGACCGGTGCCCTAACGGGTGCATCGCTTGCTGGGTGTACGGGTGATAGTGAGTCTGGAGGAAACGGTACTGAAGGAAGCAACACTGGCAGTGGGTCTGGCTCCACAGGTGGAACCGTACGCCTTAATGTTGCAATCGCATCAGAGCCGTGGAATTTCGACCCGGCGTTGTGGGCTGACACGGGTTCGAGCGCGATCGGGAGTCTGATCTATGACGAAGTAATCGAGCTCACGCCAGATTCCGAGCTCGCACCAGGTCTCGTCGAAGAGGTGCCGAAGCCGACGAACGACGGACTCGCGTTTGACTACACGCTCCGTGAGGGACTTCAGTTCCACAATGGAGACGACGTGACCGTCGAGGACTTCAAATATTCTGTCGACTGGATTCTGAACCCAGACAACAACTCTCCGATCCGACGCCGGATTCCGAACGTGGAAGGAACAGAAATCGTAGACGACCGGACGCTCCGACTGAATCTGACGACAGAGTTTGCCACGCTCAACTGGTGGCTGACTCGGGGACTTGAGGGAATCGTACAGAAGGGCTCTCGTGGCTCTGCCAGTGAGCGAGAGGGGCCGACTGGCATCGCGACGAATCTCACGACAGACCCGAGTGGAGCCGGCACTGGCCCATTCAAATTCGTCGAGTGGAACACCAACGAGAACGTGCTTCTGAAAAAGAACGAGAATTACTGGAAGGACGGCATTCCGAAGGTCGACGAGATTAACTTCCAGATCATGCCAGAGGATTCGACGAGGTTGGCAAACCTCCGATCTGGAACGACGGATCTGACGACATCTATCCCGGACAAGGACTTCGAGTCGCTGCAAAACGACCCGAACATCAAAACGGGAACCGTTCCGGGGAACACGACCGAGGTGCTCTACATGAACCTCATGGAAGCGGACGGGAACCCGATGTCCAACGTCAACAACCGCCGGGCAGTCCAGTGGGGCATTGACGCAGAAGAGATCTTAGACGAGATTTTCTACGGGAGAGGAGTTGCCCAGCAAGGGCTCTGGTATCCGGACAGCGAGTGGACATCGCCAAAACTGAAGGAGATGGAGATGTACGACCCAGACAAGGCCCGCCAAGAACTTGAGAAGGCGGGCAACCCCGACGGGTTCACCTTCGAGATGCTCATCACGAAGGGCTCTCATCTCAAAGACCAGGGTGTCGTCATCCAGAACCAGCTCTCGAAGATTGGCATCGACGTCGAGATCACCACACTCGAGAAGTCCGCACTGTTCGACCAAGTGTACAACACGACGGATTGGCACGCTGCCTTGGAGAACTGGACGAACGCTGTCCCAGTCGTCACTTACTGGCTGAGTACTGGGTTCGTTCCGAACGACCGGAACCACAACAATTGGCATCACGCGTCTCCCGATCTGCCAGACCGATACGCACCAAGCGGACCGCCAGCCCCGGAAGACGCGGAGGGTGACTTCTCTAACGGCCACGACTGGTACGTCCAAACGGTGAAGAAAGCCCAGCGGACGGTTGACGAACAAGAACAAAAAGAGATTGTGTACAGGCTGCAGGAGTACCTCGTCGAGAATGCGATCCAGATCGATATCGCGTACTCGAGTCGGCTGGCTGCGTGGAGTGACGCGGCGTCCGGCTACGAGATGGGATCGTTCTCGTCTGATCTCAGGCCCGTGACAAAGGACTGA
- a CDS encoding ABC transporter ATP-binding protein produces the protein MTNQDTIMSVHGLTKHFTQNDSFIDRLFGATQTVKAVQDVSFEISHGETIGLVGESGSGKSTTARSILQLDEPTAGTVTYDGTDMTSLSAKELKQFRKRIQMVFQDPASSLNRRKTVGQIIRQPMQIHGLYKGERDERVEELMEQVGLSPEYSNRYPHEFSGGQRQRVGIARALAVEPEFLVCDEPVSALDVSIQAQILNLLKDLQIEYDLTILFIAHDLSVIRHVCDRVAVMYLGEIVEIAETEQLFANPQHPYTRALLKAIPEPDPELAQKREPLSGEVPSPIDPPKGCSFHPRCPEATEECRSMDPDLEQVDGAKVGHETACIHVGSFDRDGGITLESASRDRYAPENFLHENRTIETRSPEKEAGFNTAGTSE, from the coding sequence ATGACTAACCAAGACACGATAATGAGCGTCCACGGACTCACGAAGCATTTCACGCAGAACGACAGCTTCATCGACCGGTTGTTCGGTGCGACGCAGACGGTCAAAGCAGTCCAAGACGTCTCATTCGAGATCAGTCACGGAGAGACAATCGGGCTCGTCGGTGAGTCTGGCTCTGGCAAATCGACCACTGCGCGAAGCATTCTTCAACTCGATGAACCCACCGCTGGTACCGTCACGTACGATGGGACAGACATGACGTCGCTCTCGGCGAAGGAACTCAAACAGTTCCGAAAGCGCATCCAGATGGTGTTCCAGGATCCTGCCTCGAGTCTCAACCGACGAAAGACCGTTGGACAGATCATCCGACAACCGATGCAAATTCACGGCTTGTACAAGGGCGAACGCGACGAACGCGTAGAAGAGCTGATGGAACAAGTCGGCCTCTCACCCGAATACTCGAACCGGTATCCTCACGAGTTTTCCGGTGGACAACGCCAACGCGTCGGCATCGCGCGCGCACTCGCGGTCGAACCGGAGTTTCTCGTGTGTGACGAACCTGTCTCGGCGCTCGACGTCTCGATTCAGGCGCAGATTCTCAATCTGCTCAAAGACCTGCAGATAGAATACGACCTCACCATCCTGTTCATTGCCCACGACCTCTCAGTCATCAGGCATGTCTGTGATCGAGTCGCGGTGATGTACCTCGGTGAAATCGTCGAGATCGCAGAGACAGAACAGCTGTTTGCGAACCCACAGCACCCATACACTCGCGCATTGCTCAAAGCGATTCCAGAACCAGACCCGGAACTCGCACAGAAACGAGAACCACTTTCGGGTGAGGTACCGTCACCTATCGACCCACCGAAGGGATGCTCGTTCCATCCTCGCTGTCCGGAGGCGACAGAGGAGTGTCGATCAATGGATCCTGACCTGGAACAGGTCGACGGCGCGAAAGTCGGTCACGAAACCGCCTGCATCCACGTTGGTTCGTTCGACAGAGACGGCGGTATCACGCTTGAGTCGGCGTCCAGAGACAGGTACGCTCCCGAGAACTTCCTTCACGAAAACAGGACCATCGAGACCAGGTCCCCTGAGAAGGAAGCAGGATTCAACACCGCGGGGACGAGCGAATGA
- a CDS encoding ABC transporter permease: MATKETRTMEQEPKTSEHRSQFEQFWREFRKNRLSIVGAVIIGLTLFAAIFAPVLAPHDPATQFDAPDGEHNPLPPGSTLFAEDDSNAEITAYLGTDNHGRDLLSRMIFGLRTLMMISIGVNLVAMTVGITLGAIAGYLGNSWVDETIMRAMDIILSFPSLILAIAIIGILGAGKTDYGWIVVPNLAKIIFVIGFAYIPRFARVMRSAVLKEMEEDYVDAAKSLGASNSHILTRDILVNTIPIVVVQATLYMATAVLASAGLSFLGLGLQPPTASLGLMLSNARSFVYSGQWWYPVFPGLALMIIILGFNLLGDGLRDALDPRYSQEASNDQ, from the coding sequence ATGGCTACAAAAGAGACACGCACGATGGAGCAAGAACCGAAGACCAGTGAACACCGGAGCCAGTTCGAACAGTTTTGGCGGGAGTTCCGGAAGAATCGATTGTCGATTGTCGGCGCGGTAATTATCGGACTGACGCTGTTTGCTGCGATATTCGCGCCGGTTCTCGCACCACACGACCCTGCGACGCAGTTCGATGCCCCCGATGGAGAGCACAATCCGCTCCCACCGGGCTCTACGTTGTTCGCAGAAGACGACTCCAACGCTGAGATTACCGCGTATCTGGGGACGGATAATCACGGCCGTGATCTCCTTTCGCGGATGATCTTCGGGCTTCGAACGCTCATGATGATATCAATTGGCGTCAATCTGGTCGCGATGACCGTTGGTATTACACTCGGCGCGATTGCTGGTTACTTGGGTAACTCCTGGGTAGACGAGACGATCATGCGAGCGATGGACATCATCCTCTCGTTCCCGAGTCTGATCTTAGCCATCGCGATTATTGGAATCCTCGGCGCTGGCAAGACCGACTATGGGTGGATCGTTGTTCCCAACCTCGCGAAAATCATCTTCGTCATCGGGTTCGCTTACATTCCGAGATTCGCTCGGGTGATGCGGAGTGCGGTGCTCAAGGAGATGGAAGAAGACTACGTGGACGCAGCAAAGTCACTCGGGGCGAGCAATTCCCACATCCTCACTCGTGACATCCTCGTCAATACGATTCCTATCGTCGTCGTTCAAGCGACGCTCTACATGGCGACTGCTGTGTTGGCAAGTGCGGGGCTGTCGTTCCTCGGACTTGGGTTACAACCACCGACTGCAAGCCTCGGGCTGATGTTGTCGAACGCGCGGAGCTTCGTCTACAGTGGCCAGTGGTGGTACCCAGTCTTCCCAGGATTGGCGCTCATGATCATCATCCTCGGATTCAATCTCCTCGGTGACGGACTGCGCGATGCCCTCGACCCACGGTACTCTCAGGAGGCCTCCAATGACCAGTGA
- a CDS encoding ABC transporter ATP-binding protein: MTSEPILEVENLVTQFRTEEGVVKAVDGNSFTLYKGEVLGIVGESGSGKSVTAMSIMRLIDEPGYIKEGTVRYKGEDLLTKSKAEMREIRGNDIAMMFQDPMTSLNPVYTIGSQISRVIRKHTDATKATARERTIELLSDVGIPEPATRVDDYPHQFSGGMRQRVLLAMAISCDPEILIADEPTTALDVTIEAQIFDLIDRLQEKYRMSVILITHDLGVVAGSCDRVAVVYAGRIVERAGVHDLFNSPRHPYTRGLMRSIPNLRSNESRLTPIEGRIPDLTALPTGCSFHPRCIHATEECSQTDPDLREVEAGREAACIHALGYNQATMTQNTNNSASTEGGVSND, encoded by the coding sequence ATGACCAGTGAACCAATTCTCGAAGTCGAGAATTTGGTTACCCAATTTCGCACAGAGGAGGGTGTCGTCAAAGCGGTTGACGGCAACTCCTTTACCCTCTACAAGGGGGAGGTGCTAGGGATCGTCGGCGAATCCGGCTCTGGGAAGAGTGTCACCGCGATGTCGATCATGCGCCTCATCGACGAACCGGGGTACATCAAAGAAGGAACTGTCCGGTACAAAGGAGAGGACCTGCTAACGAAGAGTAAAGCGGAGATGCGTGAGATTCGCGGTAACGACATCGCCATGATGTTCCAAGACCCGATGACGTCGCTGAACCCCGTCTACACGATTGGGAGTCAGATCTCTCGGGTCATTCGCAAACACACAGACGCAACGAAAGCAACGGCACGTGAGCGGACAATCGAGCTGCTCAGTGACGTTGGGATTCCCGAACCTGCGACTCGCGTCGACGACTACCCACACCAATTCTCTGGTGGAATGCGCCAGCGAGTGCTCCTCGCGATGGCCATCTCCTGTGACCCAGAGATTCTCATCGCTGACGAACCGACGACGGCACTCGACGTCACCATCGAAGCACAGATATTCGACCTCATCGACCGCCTTCAGGAAAAGTACAGGATGAGTGTCATTCTCATCACGCACGACTTGGGTGTCGTCGCCGGAAGTTGCGACAGGGTTGCCGTCGTTTACGCGGGGCGCATCGTCGAGCGGGCGGGGGTACACGACCTGTTTAACTCTCCACGCCATCCGTACACACGAGGATTGATGCGTTCGATTCCGAACCTGCGGTCGAACGAGAGTCGGCTGACCCCCATCGAGGGTCGGATTCCAGACCTGACGGCACTGCCGACTGGGTGTTCGTTCCATCCCCGGTGTATCCACGCGACAGAGGAGTGCTCACAGACGGACCCCGACCTGCGTGAGGTTGAGGCTGGGCGTGAAGCCGCCTGTATCCACGCCCTCGGCTACAATCAAGCGACGATGACTCAAAACACAAACAATTCGGCATCCACTGAGGGAGGTGTCTCCAATGACTAA